The following is a genomic window from Pseudothermotoga thermarum DSM 5069.
CGAGTTTGGGAAAAGGCGGATAGTCGTTGAATTTCCGGAGAAGACTATTTTTTTCAAGGTTGGTGAGGTTATTGGTTTTTCTGGAAGAACCGGAGAAGCTGCTCAACCTCATTGCCATTTTGAAGTCAGAAGTTTAGATGAAAGTGTTTGCTACGATCCCATGGACTTTTTGCCGCTGGTTATTCCAAGCGATGCTAGGTTTGAAGTAAGAAGTCTTATAATAGATGGTGAACGTTATACCTATTCTCCAGGAAGGGTATATCTTTTCAAAGGAGATATTCCAAAAATAGCAATCAACGCAGTGACGGTGAGCGGAAGAAATGTTTTGGGGCTCAAACGAATAAGGCTGTACTTTGATGGTACTTTAGCTTATGAATTGGATTTTTCAACAATTCCATGGAACGAGTTCAACAACGTTTGGGCAATTTACACAAGAGATTCCGTGTCCGATGGTTATACGTATTCTGCTTGGTATAAACTGTATCCTGAACTTGGAAGTTCTCTTGTAAAGGTGAACAGGTTTGCGGAAATTGCACGTTTACCAAAACAAAGTCGAGTGAAGATTACATTAACTGATGTTTGGAACAGGAACTTCGATGTAGAGTTTTTGGTAGAAAGAAGGTGAAGAATGTTCTTTTTTAAGAAAAAGCCAAAGGATATTTCGTTAAACCCATTTTACAAAGAAGGGAATATCTTTGTTGTGTACTTTAAATGTGATAAATGTGGCGAATATTTTAGAAGTCATCTTAGAATAGGTTACGATTTTATAAACGATTACGACAATCCGTCGACACCGTATAAAATAGACAAGGTCTATGTAGGCTCTCGATGCCCGAACAAAATTCACTTGCAAGCATCTTTTACAGCTGGTTACAAGGTCAAATTTGTGAATCTAGATGGTGGTAAGTTTGTCACAAAAGAAGAGTATGAAAGTGTTGCAAAAAGAGGAGGATGAGAAATGAAAAAGTTGTTTACAAGTGAGAGTGTTACTGAAGGTCATCCTGATAAAATGGCCGATCAAATTTCGGATGCCATACTCGATGCAATACTCGAGCAAGATCCAAATGCAAGGGTAGCGGTTGAAACCTTAGTGACGACAGGACTGGCAATCGTTGCAGGTGAAGTTACGACCGAGGCTTACGTTGATATTCAAGACATCGTTAGAAAAACTATATTGGAGATCGGTTATACAAGGGCTAAGTACGGTTTTGACGGAGAGACTTGTGGTGTCTTAACGTCGATTCACAATCAATCCCCAGACATTGCGATAGGTGTCAACAAGGCTTTGGAAGCAAGAGAAAAGAACAACGATGTTGACGAGTACGACAAAATAGGTGCAGGAGATCAGGGTATGATGTTTGGATACGCAACCAACGAAACACCGGAGTACATGCCTTTGCCCATTATGCTTGCCCACAAATTGGCTATGAGGTTAGCTCAGGTTAGAAAAGAAAAGATAGTTCCTTTCCTGAGGCCAGACGGAAAAACGCAAGTGACAGTAGAGTATGATGAGAACGGAAAACCAGTTGCTGTCGATACGATTTTGATTTCCGCTCAACATGAGCCCGATGTGAGCTTGCAAGACCTTCGTGATGCACTCATAGAGTACGTGATCAAACCTGTTATACCGGAACAGTACATGAAAAAAGACACGAAAATATTGATTAACCCAACCGGTAGGTTTGTCCTTGGTGGTCCTTCTGCGGACACTGGTTTGACCGGTAGAAAGATAATCGTTGACACTTATGGTGGATGGATACCGCACGGTGGAGGAGCCTTCAGTGGTAAGGATCCAACAAAGGTTGATAGATCTGCTCATTACATGGCAAGATACGTTGCGAAGAATGTTGTTGCAGCTGGGCTTGCCGATAAATTCATGATTCAGGTAGCTTACGCCATAGGAAAGGCAAGGCCTGTTTCCATGATGATAGAAACGTTTGGAACTTGCAAAGTTGACGAGGAAAAGCTCAAAAAAGTGATAAATGAAATATTTGACTTTAGACCAAAAGCCATAATTGATAGGTTAAAGCTGCTTAGACCGATTTACAAAAAAACCGCTGCTTACGGACACTTTGGCAGAAATGATCCTGATTTTACGTGGGAAGCTTTGGATGCCGTCCCAGAATTGAAAAGGGCATTCAATCTATAGAATTTAAGGGAGGTGTTATTTGACAATGCCTGGCAAAAAGAAAAACAAATCCGCAGAAAAGAGGCACAGACAGTCTTTAAAGGCTAGGGTAAGAAATAAATCCTACATAACTAGAATGAAGAATGCTGTGAAGAAAGTTCTGCAGGCTGTTAAGGCTGGAGAAAGCAAGGAAAAGATCGATGAGTTGGTAAAACAAGCGATTTCCGTTATCGATAAAGCCGCAAGTAAAGGTGCTATTCACAAAAATCAAGCGGCAAGAAGAAAGTCACGCTTGATGAAAGTTGTGAACAGCGCCGTTAAGGTTTGATGAAAATGTGAAAAAATATTCCCGATCTTTTAAATCTGTTTTTCTTTGAAATTTCCAGCACCGCCACAAAGGTGCTGGATTTTATTTGTATGATAAAATTCCTATAGGAGAAATGCGTGTGAAGAGGCTGCAAGTTTTGACGATACTTTGTCTTTTGTTTTTGGGTTCAAGCATAGGTTATTACGTTGGGACAAACGGATGGTTTGTCCTAGGTTGGTATTTGCTCTTGTTTGGGCTTGTCTGTTATTTTTTGCTTAAAGACGGCGTTGATTTGAAAAGTTTGTTTTCAATAAAACCAAAGCATTTTTTCAAATCGTTGTTGGCCATACCAATACTTTATCTTGTTTTGATTCCAGTAAGCTTGGTCTTTTCAACTTTGAATGAACCAATTGAGTCGGTTAAACTCAATTTTCCAATGGTTGTCTCCTTAGTTGCTGTTGGACCTTTGGCTGAGGAAATGATCTTTCGCGTTTATTTTCAAGACTTGTTGAGAAAAAGGTTTAACGTCAACGCAACAATAATTCTATCTTCCATCTTTTTTGCGGTCTTGCATCCTGTGAGTATTTTCCCACAGGTGTTCGTCATCGCAGTTTTTTTAAGTACTCTTAGGGAAATCTATGGTTCCATAACACCTTCTGTCGTGGTTCATTGTCTAAACAATGCGGTGGCAATGTTATTCAGTGCTCTGACTTGAAAGGGGTGATGCGCTGATGTTTGACAAGTTTTCCGAAAAGTCCGCGCAGGTTTTCGTTGAGGCGCAAAACGAAGCAAAAGAAATGGGACATTCTTATGTGGGTACAGAGCATATTTTGCTTGCCATATTGAAGCAGGAATCCGCCTTGTCAGAAAGCCTTGCGGAAATGGGTATAACTTATTCTAGAGCAAAGAATGAAGTTATTTCCATAGTTGGTATGGGAATGCGTGGCATGACAAGCTCGCCACAGATGACTCCTCGTGCAAAAAGGATCATTGAGCTAGCTTACGAGGAGGCAAAGTATCTTGGTAGCGAGAAAATACAACCTGAGCACCTTCTGCTTGGAATCATAAGAGAAGGAGAAGGGATAGCAGTTCACGTTCTTAGAAAAATGGGAGCAGACCTCGGAGCTCTTAGACGCATAATCATTGAAAACAGCTCGTTTAGAATAAACGACTTTGAATCCGACAAAGGTTTGGAAAACGCTTCGGTGAGGCAGCTTGAAGGATTTGGAATAGATTTGACCGCTCTTGCGATGAAAAATCAGCTTGATCCAGTCATAGGTAGG
Proteins encoded in this region:
- a CDS encoding M23 family metallopeptidase is translated as MKKIFLMGLLVVAVLSFGTSFFIYPVEIGPILTASFGEFRGTGNRGPHFHMGIDLSTNMRSGVPILAAADGWLVRVEIDEDDIYGNVIVLEHENGYRTLYAHLSDFSSKVQDIVRSVVNEFGKRRIVVEFPEKTIFFKVGEVIGFSGRTGEAAQPHCHFEVRSLDESVCYDPMDFLPLVIPSDARFEVRSLIIDGERYTYSPGRVYLFKGDIPKIAINAVTVSGRNVLGLKRIRLYFDGTLAYELDFSTIPWNEFNNVWAIYTRDSVSDGYTYSAWYKLYPELGSSLVKVNRFAEIARLPKQSRVKITLTDVWNRNFDVEFLVERR
- the metK gene encoding methionine adenosyltransferase, coding for MKKLFTSESVTEGHPDKMADQISDAILDAILEQDPNARVAVETLVTTGLAIVAGEVTTEAYVDIQDIVRKTILEIGYTRAKYGFDGETCGVLTSIHNQSPDIAIGVNKALEAREKNNDVDEYDKIGAGDQGMMFGYATNETPEYMPLPIMLAHKLAMRLAQVRKEKIVPFLRPDGKTQVTVEYDENGKPVAVDTILISAQHEPDVSLQDLRDALIEYVIKPVIPEQYMKKDTKILINPTGRFVLGGPSADTGLTGRKIIVDTYGGWIPHGGGAFSGKDPTKVDRSAHYMARYVAKNVVAAGLADKFMIQVAYAIGKARPVSMMIETFGTCKVDEEKLKKVINEIFDFRPKAIIDRLKLLRPIYKKTAAYGHFGRNDPDFTWEALDAVPELKRAFNL
- the rpsT gene encoding 30S ribosomal protein S20 yields the protein MPGKKKNKSAEKRHRQSLKARVRNKSYITRMKNAVKKVLQAVKAGESKEKIDELVKQAISVIDKAASKGAIHKNQAARRKSRLMKVVNSAVKV
- a CDS encoding CPBP family intramembrane glutamic endopeptidase, with protein sequence MKRLQVLTILCLLFLGSSIGYYVGTNGWFVLGWYLLLFGLVCYFLLKDGVDLKSLFSIKPKHFFKSLLAIPILYLVLIPVSLVFSTLNEPIESVKLNFPMVVSLVAVGPLAEEMIFRVYFQDLLRKRFNVNATIILSSIFFAVLHPVSIFPQVFVIAVFLSTLREIYGSITPSVVVHCLNNAVAMLFSALT